One Gossypium hirsutum isolate 1008001.06 chromosome A11, Gossypium_hirsutum_v2.1, whole genome shotgun sequence genomic window carries:
- the LOC107888114 gene encoding sugar transporter ERD6-like 15: MEQQRTEATESLLVRQGNNNLVYNEENSGVGVGDGGSVAVSDVTTILGLSTFVAACIAFGSGCALGYSSPTQFSIMEDLGLSVAEFSFFGSILSIGSLLGAAISGKITDLLGRKLTMRILNLFYIGGWLAIAFTKTPWLLDLGRISLGFTIGIFSYLMPIYISEITTKNVRGRFTAIPALTVGWGISFMYVVGSFVSWRTLALIATIPGLLQLLPLFFIPESPRWLAKVGRDEEIEDVLLCLRGNKADIFNEAAEIKDFVESLKSSSKEGMLEIFQKKYVRQLLTVAGMIILMNLGGVNAFAFYSGVIFVSAGLSRMVGLTTLAATQTIVGIVGILLIDKLGRRPLLLVSTAVLCFSSFLTGLSFFLKELNLWEQGSPVLALIGLLMYTGSTIVGAGITSLLLSELFPINVKGSAGSICNFMGSFTGWIVAYYFNFLRE, from the exons ATGGAGCAGCAAAGAACCGAAGCAACTGAGTCTTTGCTTGTAAGACAAGGAAACAACAACCTTGTTTACAATGAAGAAAACAGTGGTGTTGGTGTTGGGGATGGAGGGTCGGTGGCTGTTTCTGATGTTACCACCATTCTTGGTCTGAGCACCTTTGTGGCAGCTTGTATTGCCTTTGGGTCTGGCTGTGCT CTGGGATATTCATCGCCTACTCAATTTTCAATCATGGAAGACTTGGGACTTTCTGTTGCTGAG TTTTCATTTTTTGGTTCAATTCTGAGTATTGGATCACTTCTAGGTGCTGCAATAAGTGGGAAGATAACAGATTTGCTTGGCCGGAAATTG ACCATGAGGATTTTGAATTTGTTCTACATCGGAGGCTGGCTTGCCATAGCATTTACAAAG ACCCCTTGGTTGCTTGACCTTGGAAGAATATCACTAGGATTCACAATTGGAATTTTTTCTTACTTG ATGCCCATCTATATTTCTGAAATAACAACAAAGAATGTAAGAGGAAGATTTACAGCCATACCCGCG TTGACGGTTGGTTGGGGCATATCGTTCATGTATGTTGTCGGTTCCTTTGTCAGTTGGCGCACATTGGCTCTGATAG CTACTATTCCTGGTCTACTTCAACTGCTACCACTCTTCTTCATACCAGAATCTCCGCGATGGCTG GCAAAAGTTGGCCGTGACGAAGAGATTGAAGATGTTTTGTTGTGCCTCAGGGGAAATAAAGCTGATATTTTTAATGAAGCAGCTGAAATAAAA GATTTTGTGGAATCTCTTAAAAGTTCCTCAAAGGAAGGAATGCTAGAAATATTTCAAAAGAAGTATGTTCGACAATTACTT ACTGTTGCTGGAATGATAATCCTAATGAATTTGGGAGGAGTCAATGCGTTTGCGTTTTATTCTGGCGTTATCTTTGTCTCAGCTG GTTTATCTAGAATGGTTGGACTCACCACACTGGCTGCTACTCAG ACGATTGTTGGAATTGTGGGTATACTCCTAATTGATAAATTAGGAAGGCGACCGCTCCTACTG GTGTCTACAGCTGTATTGTGTTTCAGTAGCTTCCTCACAGGATTATCATTTTTCTTAAAG GAATTAAATTTGTGGGAGCAAGGTAGTCCTGTTTTGGCACTCATTGGCTTATTG ATGTACACGGGATCTACCATAGTTGGCGCAGGAATAACTTCGCTGTTATTATCAGAG TTATTTCCAATAAATGTAAAAGGTTCAGCAGGAAGCATATGTAATTTTATGGGCAGTTTCACTGGTTGGATTGTTGCATACTACTTTAACTTCCTACGTGAATAG
- the LOC107955804 gene encoding sugar transporter ERD6-like 15 isoform X3: MEQQRTEATESLLVRQGNDNLVYNEENGGLGDGGSVAVSDVTTILGLSTFVAACISFGSGCAVGYSSPTESSIVEDLGLSVAEFSVFGSILSIGALLGSAVSGKITDLLGRKLTMWILNLFYIGGWLAIAFTKSPWLLDLGRLSLGFTIGTFTYLMPVYISEITTKSVRGRFSVIPSLTFGWGISFMYVVGSFVSWRTLALIATIPGLLQLLPLFFIPESPRWVAKVGRDKELEDVLLCLRGNKADIFNEAAEIKDYVESLKSFSKEGILEIFQKKLLLE; the protein is encoded by the exons ATGGAACAGCAGAGAACCGAAGCAACTGAGTCTTTACTTGTAAGACAAGGAAACGACAACCTTGTTTACAATGAAGAAAATGGTGGTCTTGGGGATGGAGGGTCGGTGGCTGTTTCCGATGTTACCACCATTCTTGGTCTTAGCACCTTCGTGGCAGCTTGTATTTCCTTTGGTTCTGGCTGTGCT GTAGGATATTCTTCCCCTACTGAATCTTCAATCGTGGAAGACTTGGGACTTTCCGTCGCTGAG TTTTCAGTTTTTGGTTCAATACTGAGTATTGGAGCACTTCTGGGTTCTGCAGTAAGTGGGAAGATAACAGATTTGCTTGGTCGGAAATTG ACCATGTGGATTTTGAATTTGTTCTACATCGGTGGCTGGCTTGCCATAGCATTTACAAAG TCCCCTTGGTTGCTTGACCTTGGAAGACTATCATTAGGATTCACAATAGGAACTTTCACTTACTTG ATGCCCGTCTATATTTCTGAAATAACAACAAAGAGTGTGAGAGGAAGATTTTCAGTCATACCGTCG TTAACGTTTGGTTGGGGCATATCGTTCATGTATGTTGTCGGTTCCTTTGTCAGTTGGCGCACATTGGCTCTGATAG CTACGATTCCTGGTCTACTTCAATTGCTACCACTCTTCTTCATACCAGAATCTCCGCGATGGGTG GCAAAAGTTGGCCGTGACAAAGAGCTTGAAGATGTTTTGCTGTGCCTCAGGGGAAATAAAGCTGATATTTTTAATGAAGCAGCTGAAATAAAA GATTATGTGGAATCTCTTAAAAGTTTCTCAAAGGAAGGAATTCTAGAAATATTTCAAAAGAA ACTGTTGTTGGAATGA
- the LOC107955804 gene encoding sugar transporter ERD6-like 15 isoform X1 has translation MEQQRTEATESLLVRQGNDNLVYNEENGGLGDGGSVAVSDVTTILGLSTFVAACISFGSGCAVGYSSPTESSIVEDLGLSVAEFSVFGSILSIGALLGSAVSGKITDLLGRKLTMWILNLFYIGGWLAIAFTKSPWLLDLGRLSLGFTIGTFTYLMPVYISEITTKSVRGRFSVIPSLTFGWGISFMYVVGSFVSWRTLALIATIPGLLQLLPLFFIPESPRWVAKVGRDKELEDVLLCLRGNKADIFNEAAEIKDYVESLKSFSKEGILEIFQKKYVRPLLTVVGMIILMNLGGANAFAFYSGVIFVSAGNTIVGAKCNK, from the exons ATGGAACAGCAGAGAACCGAAGCAACTGAGTCTTTACTTGTAAGACAAGGAAACGACAACCTTGTTTACAATGAAGAAAATGGTGGTCTTGGGGATGGAGGGTCGGTGGCTGTTTCCGATGTTACCACCATTCTTGGTCTTAGCACCTTCGTGGCAGCTTGTATTTCCTTTGGTTCTGGCTGTGCT GTAGGATATTCTTCCCCTACTGAATCTTCAATCGTGGAAGACTTGGGACTTTCCGTCGCTGAG TTTTCAGTTTTTGGTTCAATACTGAGTATTGGAGCACTTCTGGGTTCTGCAGTAAGTGGGAAGATAACAGATTTGCTTGGTCGGAAATTG ACCATGTGGATTTTGAATTTGTTCTACATCGGTGGCTGGCTTGCCATAGCATTTACAAAG TCCCCTTGGTTGCTTGACCTTGGAAGACTATCATTAGGATTCACAATAGGAACTTTCACTTACTTG ATGCCCGTCTATATTTCTGAAATAACAACAAAGAGTGTGAGAGGAAGATTTTCAGTCATACCGTCG TTAACGTTTGGTTGGGGCATATCGTTCATGTATGTTGTCGGTTCCTTTGTCAGTTGGCGCACATTGGCTCTGATAG CTACGATTCCTGGTCTACTTCAATTGCTACCACTCTTCTTCATACCAGAATCTCCGCGATGGGTG GCAAAAGTTGGCCGTGACAAAGAGCTTGAAGATGTTTTGCTGTGCCTCAGGGGAAATAAAGCTGATATTTTTAATGAAGCAGCTGAAATAAAA GATTATGTGGAATCTCTTAAAAGTTTCTCAAAGGAAGGAATTCTAGAAATATTTCAAAAGAAGTATGTTCGACCATTGCTT ACTGTTGTTGGAATGATAATCCTAATGAATTTGGGAGGAGCCAATGCGTTTGCGTTTTATTCTGGTGTTATCTTTGTCTCAGCTGGTAATACCattgttggagctaagtgcaacaaatag
- the LOC107955804 gene encoding sugar transporter ERD6-like 15 isoform X2: protein MKKMVVLGMEGRWLFPMLPPFLVLAPSWQLVGYSSPTESSIVEDLGLSVAEFSVFGSILSIGALLGSAVSGKITDLLGRKLTMWILNLFYIGGWLAIAFTKSPWLLDLGRLSLGFTIGTFTYLMPVYISEITTKSVRGRFSVIPSLTFGWGISFMYVVGSFVSWRTLALIATIPGLLQLLPLFFIPESPRWVAKVGRDKELEDVLLCLRGNKADIFNEAAEIKDYVESLKSFSKEGILEIFQKKYVRPLLTVVGMIILMNLGGANAFAFYSGVIFVSAGNTIVGAKCNK, encoded by the exons ATGAAGAAAATGGTGGTCTTGGGGATGGAGGGTCGGTGGCTGTTTCCGATGTTACCACCATTCTTGGTCTTAGCACCTTCGTGGCAGCTT GTAGGATATTCTTCCCCTACTGAATCTTCAATCGTGGAAGACTTGGGACTTTCCGTCGCTGAG TTTTCAGTTTTTGGTTCAATACTGAGTATTGGAGCACTTCTGGGTTCTGCAGTAAGTGGGAAGATAACAGATTTGCTTGGTCGGAAATTG ACCATGTGGATTTTGAATTTGTTCTACATCGGTGGCTGGCTTGCCATAGCATTTACAAAG TCCCCTTGGTTGCTTGACCTTGGAAGACTATCATTAGGATTCACAATAGGAACTTTCACTTACTTG ATGCCCGTCTATATTTCTGAAATAACAACAAAGAGTGTGAGAGGAAGATTTTCAGTCATACCGTCG TTAACGTTTGGTTGGGGCATATCGTTCATGTATGTTGTCGGTTCCTTTGTCAGTTGGCGCACATTGGCTCTGATAG CTACGATTCCTGGTCTACTTCAATTGCTACCACTCTTCTTCATACCAGAATCTCCGCGATGGGTG GCAAAAGTTGGCCGTGACAAAGAGCTTGAAGATGTTTTGCTGTGCCTCAGGGGAAATAAAGCTGATATTTTTAATGAAGCAGCTGAAATAAAA GATTATGTGGAATCTCTTAAAAGTTTCTCAAAGGAAGGAATTCTAGAAATATTTCAAAAGAAGTATGTTCGACCATTGCTT ACTGTTGTTGGAATGATAATCCTAATGAATTTGGGAGGAGCCAATGCGTTTGCGTTTTATTCTGGTGTTATCTTTGTCTCAGCTGGTAATACCattgttggagctaagtgcaacaaatag